A DNA window from Halorubrum sp. DM2 contains the following coding sequences:
- a CDS encoding 5-formyltetrahydrofolate cyclo-ligase — protein sequence MDKQAVRDAVWDAFDEGDQARFPFPPHDRIPNFAGADAAAEQLADTPEWRDAETLKANPDAPQLPVRRAALRAGKTVYVAQPRLRDPNPFLRLDPAEIPPDEIDDVTTVSGISEYGTPTPPEDVAHVDLIVAGSVGVTTDGARIGKGEGYSDLEWAVLSEIDSVDRDTTVATTVHELSVLDGPESAVGGSPSDLREPDAYDVPLDLVITPERTIRIDTPYARPSGVDWDVLGEERLDAIPVLRERAPRTD from the coding sequence ATGGACAAACAGGCCGTCCGCGACGCCGTGTGGGACGCCTTCGACGAGGGCGATCAGGCGCGGTTCCCCTTCCCGCCGCACGACCGAATCCCCAACTTCGCCGGGGCTGACGCGGCCGCGGAGCAACTCGCCGACACGCCCGAGTGGCGCGACGCGGAGACGCTGAAGGCGAACCCCGACGCGCCGCAGCTCCCGGTCCGCCGGGCGGCGCTCCGCGCCGGGAAGACCGTCTACGTCGCGCAGCCGCGGCTGCGCGACCCGAACCCGTTCCTCCGGCTCGACCCCGCGGAAATCCCTCCGGACGAGATCGACGACGTGACGACCGTCTCGGGGATCTCCGAGTACGGGACGCCGACCCCGCCCGAGGACGTCGCGCACGTCGACCTGATCGTCGCCGGCTCCGTCGGCGTCACGACCGACGGGGCCCGGATCGGGAAAGGCGAGGGGTACAGCGACCTAGAGTGGGCGGTCCTCAGCGAGATCGACTCGGTCGACAGAGACACGACGGTCGCGACGACCGTTCACGAGCTCTCCGTCCTTGACGGTCCCGAATCGGCCGTCGGCGGGAGTCCGTCTGACCTCCGCGAGCCCGACGCCTACGACGTCCCCCTCGACCTCGTCATCACTCCCGAGCGGACGATCCGGATCGACACGCCGTACGCCCGCCCGTCCGGCGTCGACTGGGACGTGCTCGGCGAGGAGCGGCTGGACGCGATCCCGGTGCTTCGGGAGCGAGCGCCCAGAACTGATTGA
- a CDS encoding archaeosine biosynthesis radical SAM protein RaSEA, producing MSQPSPDAYEQGRGMDAHNAVMRDIRAERSETYDPTEPTRVWIDEDNTPDGVVNSLTIILNTGGCRWARAGGCTMCGYVAESVEGGSVAHEDLMTQIDACLDHEREEADEPAELIKIYTSGSFLDEREVPAETRAAIASEFADRDRIVVESLPDFVSREKIADFADHGIATDVAVGLETATDRVRHDCVNKYFDFADFEDACAEAAEADAAFDADVGIKAYLLMKPPFLAEPEAVEDMIDSIRRCADVDGCHTVSMNPTNVQRYTMVDELFFEGGYRPPWLWSVAHVLEETADADAIVVSDPVGHGSDRGAHNCGECDDRVQTAIKDFDKRQDPSVFEQVSCDCEATWEYVMEAETSYNMPLAR from the coding sequence ATGAGTCAGCCGAGCCCCGACGCGTACGAGCAGGGGCGCGGGATGGACGCGCACAACGCCGTGATGCGCGACATCCGCGCCGAGCGCTCGGAGACGTACGACCCGACGGAGCCGACCCGCGTGTGGATCGACGAGGACAACACGCCCGACGGCGTGGTGAACTCCCTGACGATCATCCTCAACACCGGCGGCTGCCGGTGGGCCCGCGCGGGCGGCTGTACGATGTGCGGCTACGTCGCCGAGTCGGTCGAGGGTGGCAGCGTCGCCCACGAAGACCTCATGACCCAGATCGACGCGTGCCTCGACCACGAGCGCGAGGAGGCGGACGAGCCCGCCGAACTGATCAAGATCTACACCTCCGGCTCCTTCCTCGACGAGCGCGAGGTCCCGGCGGAGACGCGGGCGGCGATCGCTTCCGAGTTCGCGGACCGCGACCGGATCGTCGTCGAGTCGCTGCCGGACTTCGTGAGTCGGGAGAAGATCGCCGACTTCGCGGACCACGGCATCGCGACCGACGTGGCGGTCGGGTTGGAGACCGCGACCGACCGCGTCCGCCACGACTGCGTGAACAAGTACTTCGACTTCGCCGACTTCGAGGACGCCTGCGCGGAGGCCGCGGAAGCGGACGCCGCGTTCGACGCGGACGTGGGTATCAAGGCGTACCTCCTCATGAAGCCGCCCTTCCTCGCGGAGCCGGAGGCGGTCGAGGACATGATCGACTCTATCCGCCGCTGCGCCGACGTCGACGGCTGTCACACCGTTTCGATGAACCCGACGAACGTCCAGCGGTACACCATGGTCGACGAGCTGTTCTTCGAGGGGGGCTACCGTCCGCCGTGGCTCTGGTCGGTCGCACACGTGCTGGAGGAGACCGCCGACGCCGACGCCATCGTCGTCTCCGATCCGGTCGGGCACGGCTCCGACCGCGGCGCGCACAACTGCGGCGAGTGCGACGACCGCGTCCAGACCGCGATCAAGGACTTCGACAAGCGACAGGACCCGAGCGTCTTCGAGCAGGTGTCCTGCGACTGTGAGGCGACGTGGGAGTACGTGATGGAGGCGGAGACGAGCTACAACATGCCGCTGGCACGATAG
- a CDS encoding DUF4013 domain-containing protein: MLEDGLGYPVRGDWVGRIIIGGVLGLLSVLVIPTFAVFGYLVRVLERTVAGEEVPPEFDDWGDLLAKGVVATLIALAYSVIPVVAYGIFITVVAGIGSGIGGDIGALVGFTGALLALAFIPVLFLIYYAVPAALTAYAARGEVSAAFDVGLLKPTLFSVDYLLAVLMPIVVAIGVFVASVVLLVTVVGAVFVPFLQFYGQVAVFRMFGTAFADQSDRLQAKPTGGDGAAATSI; encoded by the coding sequence GTGCTCGAAGACGGACTCGGCTATCCCGTGCGGGGCGACTGGGTCGGGCGGATCATCATCGGCGGCGTGTTGGGGTTGCTCTCCGTACTCGTCATCCCGACGTTCGCCGTGTTCGGCTACCTCGTTCGGGTGTTGGAGCGGACGGTGGCCGGCGAGGAGGTCCCGCCCGAGTTCGACGACTGGGGCGACCTCTTGGCGAAGGGCGTCGTCGCGACGCTCATCGCGCTGGCGTACTCCGTGATTCCCGTCGTCGCGTACGGGATCTTCATCACGGTCGTCGCGGGGATCGGGAGCGGGATCGGCGGTGATATCGGCGCGCTCGTCGGTTTCACTGGCGCGCTACTCGCACTCGCGTTCATCCCGGTGCTGTTCCTGATCTACTACGCCGTCCCCGCCGCGCTGACGGCGTACGCCGCGCGCGGCGAGGTGAGCGCTGCGTTCGACGTCGGCCTGCTGAAGCCCACGCTGTTCAGCGTCGACTACCTCCTCGCCGTGCTGATGCCCATCGTGGTCGCGATCGGGGTGTTCGTCGCGTCGGTCGTCCTCCTCGTGACAGTCGTCGGTGCAGTGTTCGTCCCGTTCCTCCAGTTCTACGGACAGGTCGCGGTGTTCCGGATGTTCGGGACCGCGTTCGCGGACCAGAGCGACCGGCTTCAGGCGAAGCCGACCGGCGGCGACGGCGCGGCCGCGACATCGATCTGA
- a CDS encoding cohesin domain-containing protein, with translation MRSGRRRVRTALVALVGVALLVGAAGALAAPASAGDTAGALSVSPESFDVEPGDTVTFEVAMVNDGERDDDGVYGFTLRLDYPTEYLTVMEVESADWFREAPSGDDRSQSDVEVSESVEYDDERGAARLVQSLADPTTGVTGEAVVATVTVRVEPDAEPAVAEVGTRETSTELTSRRDYPQPLATPSATFNISGGGGDGEVVTPDYDDAAFADVGDDGDASDGGNGSDADGQGDLDANGSDGTNGSEEANGSDEAAEDAGIDGDETPEGQTGDEAPAPIGAAVLGVVGAALLFARR, from the coding sequence ATGAGGTCGGGTCGCCGACGCGTCCGGACGGCGCTCGTCGCTCTCGTGGGAGTCGCGCTGCTCGTCGGCGCGGCCGGCGCGCTGGCCGCCCCGGCGAGCGCCGGCGACACCGCGGGCGCGCTGTCGGTGTCGCCGGAGTCCTTCGACGTCGAGCCCGGCGACACCGTCACCTTCGAGGTGGCGATGGTCAACGACGGCGAGCGCGACGACGACGGAGTGTACGGGTTCACGCTCCGGCTCGACTACCCGACCGAGTACCTGACGGTCATGGAGGTCGAGTCCGCGGACTGGTTCCGGGAGGCCCCGTCCGGCGACGACAGGTCCCAGTCGGACGTCGAGGTGTCCGAGTCGGTCGAGTACGACGACGAACGCGGGGCCGCGCGGCTGGTCCAGTCGCTCGCGGACCCGACGACGGGCGTCACCGGCGAGGCGGTCGTCGCGACCGTCACCGTCCGCGTGGAGCCGGACGCCGAGCCGGCGGTCGCCGAGGTCGGGACCCGGGAGACGAGCACCGAGCTGACGAGCCGACGCGACTACCCGCAGCCGCTGGCGACCCCCTCGGCGACGTTCAACATCTCCGGCGGCGGCGGCGACGGCGAGGTCGTGACGCCGGACTACGACGACGCCGCGTTCGCGGACGTCGGCGACGACGGGGACGCGAGCGACGGAGGAAACGGGAGCGACGCCGACGGTCAGGGAGATCTCGACGCGAACGGGAGTGACGGAACGAACGGGAGCGAGGAAGCGAACGGGAGCGACGAGGCGGCCGAGGACGCGGGAATCGACGGCGACGAGACCCCCGAAGGCCAGACCGGCGACGAGGCTCCGGCACCGATCGGCGCGGCGGTCCTCGGCGTCGTCGGGGCCGCGCTCCTCTTCGCCAGACGGTGA
- a CDS encoding 5'-nucleotidase C-terminal domain-containing protein produces the protein MSKDRRSEAVVDETRRRLLAAAAGGVTVGALGTGATGGVAAQDDGTLTLVHDTHFHGRFEDAGNEAIDIARYYAIVEELRGEYPNTAFLGNGDDLAPSVLGLEFEGEHMVEALNEMGPDAVGAGNHEFDFGVDTASERFESSEFPWVIANLLTPEGEPVPGAERWTTVEVGSYTVGVFGMGTTGFYDITDYPEDWQVLGYTEAAEAAVEALEPETDFIVCASHVSSGVHETIAAVDGVDAIVGSHSNVVYEEPETIEGTTVAEFGDEFDHIGRLTFDVETGELSDWERVDLYDSEALGEDESPPESTENYTPRDVRSVDRNQPVAEIADGYLSDLEERLGQPVVETEVELNASFDNYEIETGWGNLMTDLMRQVGNLDEDIDVAVQNAGGIRSGSRYGPGELTGSDVMNILPFPNEIVVYELTGEQIRSYVEGSVRPMPGDYGAQPAIQVSGISYEWTGHDGEGQVRNVWVGGEPLDPEATYLVSTNDFVAGRSEEFVEDSRVFNSGQFQGPFIKDTLDAEYDTIAPEREERMIRVDEVIEDATVEGSEGTLRVSFAPTDAVTSVVEDTYRLVAPGHGTVEASSVSGGDEVVVELAADAVVEAFDAAEADALSLVGGFDPNSEHYGYENDDGELVELPVNASYDYYELRTSLSGEDVRATVGGDGSDGDDADGSDDGDDGSGDSDGSSGGDDGSSDGDDGMDGGDSGGDGGETADGAPGFGPLAGAAGVSGAAYLYGKYGASDGADDGAGDE, from the coding sequence ATGTCGAAAGACAGGCGTTCGGAGGCGGTCGTCGATGAGACGCGTCGTCGCCTGCTGGCGGCGGCCGCGGGCGGAGTAACCGTCGGTGCCCTCGGAACCGGCGCGACGGGCGGCGTGGCGGCGCAGGACGACGGCACGCTCACGCTCGTCCACGACACGCACTTCCACGGCCGGTTCGAGGACGCTGGCAACGAGGCGATAGACATCGCGCGGTACTACGCCATCGTCGAGGAGCTTCGCGGCGAGTACCCGAACACGGCCTTCCTCGGGAACGGCGACGACCTCGCGCCGTCGGTCCTCGGCCTCGAGTTCGAGGGCGAGCACATGGTCGAGGCGCTCAACGAGATGGGACCGGACGCCGTCGGTGCCGGGAACCACGAGTTCGACTTCGGCGTCGACACCGCGAGCGAGCGCTTCGAGTCCTCCGAGTTCCCGTGGGTGATCGCCAACCTCCTCACGCCGGAGGGCGAGCCGGTCCCCGGCGCGGAGCGCTGGACGACCGTCGAGGTCGGGAGCTACACCGTCGGCGTCTTCGGGATGGGCACCACCGGCTTTTACGACATCACGGACTACCCCGAGGACTGGCAGGTGCTCGGCTACACGGAGGCTGCCGAGGCCGCCGTCGAGGCGCTCGAACCCGAGACCGACTTCATCGTCTGCGCGTCGCACGTCTCAAGCGGCGTCCACGAGACGATCGCGGCGGTCGACGGCGTCGACGCCATCGTCGGGTCGCACTCCAACGTCGTCTACGAGGAGCCGGAGACCATCGAGGGGACGACGGTCGCCGAGTTCGGCGACGAGTTCGACCACATCGGGCGGCTCACCTTCGACGTCGAGACGGGCGAGCTCTCGGACTGGGAGCGGGTCGACCTGTACGACTCGGAGGCGCTCGGCGAGGACGAGTCGCCGCCGGAGTCGACCGAGAACTACACCCCGCGCGACGTGCGGTCGGTGGACCGGAACCAGCCGGTCGCAGAGATCGCCGACGGCTACCTCTCGGACCTCGAAGAGCGCCTCGGCCAGCCCGTCGTCGAGACGGAGGTCGAGCTCAACGCCAGCTTCGACAACTACGAGATCGAGACGGGGTGGGGGAACCTGATGACCGACCTGATGCGGCAGGTCGGCAACCTCGACGAGGATATCGACGTCGCGGTCCAGAACGCCGGCGGCATCCGGTCGGGGTCCAGATACGGTCCCGGCGAGCTCACCGGCAGCGACGTGATGAACATCCTCCCGTTCCCGAACGAGATCGTCGTCTACGAGCTGACGGGCGAGCAGATCCGGTCGTACGTCGAGGGATCCGTTCGCCCGATGCCCGGCGACTACGGGGCCCAGCCGGCGATTCAGGTGTCCGGAATCTCCTACGAGTGGACCGGCCACGACGGGGAGGGGCAGGTCCGGAACGTCTGGGTCGGCGGCGAGCCGCTCGACCCCGAGGCGACGTACCTCGTCTCGACGAACGATTTCGTCGCCGGCCGGAGCGAGGAGTTCGTCGAGGACTCCCGCGTGTTCAACTCGGGACAGTTCCAGGGGCCGTTCATCAAGGACACGCTCGACGCGGAGTACGACACGATCGCTCCCGAGCGCGAGGAGCGGATGATCCGCGTCGACGAGGTGATCGAGGACGCGACCGTCGAGGGGTCCGAGGGGACGCTCAGGGTCTCGTTCGCGCCGACCGACGCGGTCACGTCGGTCGTCGAGGACACCTACCGGCTCGTGGCACCGGGCCACGGGACCGTCGAGGCGTCGTCGGTGTCCGGGGGCGACGAGGTCGTCGTCGAACTCGCGGCCGACGCCGTCGTCGAGGCGTTCGACGCGGCCGAGGCCGACGCGCTGTCGCTCGTCGGCGGGTTCGACCCGAACAGCGAACACTACGGCTACGAGAACGACGACGGCGAGTTGGTCGAACTCCCCGTCAACGCGAGCTACGACTACTACGAGCTGCGGACCTCGCTGTCAGGCGAGGACGTGCGAGCGACCGTCGGCGGTGACGGTTCCGACGGCGACGACGCCGACGGATCCGACGACGGAGACGATGGTTCGGGCGATTCGGACGGCAGCTCCGGCGGCGACGACGGCAGCTCCGACGGCGACGACGGGATGGACGGCGGCGACTCCGGCGGAGACGGCGGCGAAACCGCCGACGGCGCGCCCGGATTCGGTCCGCTCGCCGGTGCCGCCGGCGTCTCGGGCGCGGCGTACCTCTACGGGAAGTACGGCGCGAGCGACGGGGCGGACGACGGCGCGGGCGACGAGTAG
- a CDS encoding Tat pathway signal protein: MELPDPNSVPRREFCKAAVALGGAAGLSACLGRDDDADGGAVDGGPLDGVPAGDPGDPPKRQHAWNDVLDRDGAGNLVPPTHHVLRYVDIDRGDATRSAARERVEAAFTDLERAFERSPAGLLFTVGYSPAYFDRLPGALPESVGLPASRPLTGLEDPTFDEADALVHLAADEPVAVLAADEALFGEATAANGVSVTDASDLFDPDDRRTGFIGPGLPRERRDVDGIPDDAPIPEGAKLFMGFANGFAESQATEDRVTIEAGPFAGGTTQQVSTLRTQLDAWWSQESHAQRVAKLFSPTHADEGRVGEYGERLGNDPGVADLPEDAVAYAREEGVVGHAQKAARAREDGEPRLLRRDFPTTDGDHTGIHFLTLQESIADFVAVRDAMTGADIADETAVGNRINNGILQYVFVRSRGNFLVPPRDLRALPDPDPRSEP; the protein is encoded by the coding sequence ATGGAACTTCCGGATCCGAACTCGGTGCCCCGTCGCGAGTTCTGTAAGGCCGCCGTCGCGCTCGGCGGGGCGGCCGGACTCAGCGCCTGCCTCGGCCGCGACGACGACGCGGACGGGGGCGCGGTCGACGGCGGCCCGCTCGACGGCGTGCCTGCGGGCGACCCCGGCGACCCCCCGAAGCGCCAGCACGCGTGGAACGACGTGCTCGACCGCGACGGCGCGGGCAACCTCGTCCCGCCGACCCACCACGTACTCCGGTACGTCGACATTGACCGCGGCGACGCCACGCGATCGGCGGCTCGGGAGCGCGTCGAGGCCGCCTTCACGGACCTCGAACGCGCGTTCGAGCGCTCGCCCGCCGGACTGCTGTTCACCGTCGGCTACTCGCCCGCGTACTTCGACCGACTGCCGGGCGCGCTCCCGGAGTCGGTCGGCCTCCCGGCCTCGCGCCCGCTGACCGGGCTGGAGGACCCGACGTTCGACGAGGCGGACGCGCTGGTCCATCTGGCCGCCGACGAGCCGGTCGCGGTCCTCGCGGCCGACGAGGCGCTGTTCGGCGAGGCGACCGCCGCCAACGGCGTCTCGGTGACGGACGCGAGCGATCTGTTCGACCCCGACGACCGCCGAACCGGCTTCATCGGCCCGGGGCTCCCGCGCGAGCGCCGCGACGTCGACGGGATCCCGGACGACGCCCCGATCCCGGAGGGGGCGAAGCTGTTCATGGGCTTTGCGAACGGCTTCGCGGAGTCGCAGGCCACCGAGGACCGGGTGACGATCGAGGCCGGGCCGTTCGCCGGCGGGACGACGCAGCAGGTGTCGACGCTGCGGACGCAGCTCGACGCCTGGTGGTCACAGGAGAGTCACGCCCAGCGGGTGGCGAAGCTCTTCAGCCCGACCCACGCGGACGAGGGGCGCGTCGGCGAGTACGGCGAGCGGCTCGGAAACGACCCGGGGGTCGCGGACCTCCCGGAGGACGCGGTCGCGTACGCCCGCGAGGAGGGCGTCGTCGGGCACGCCCAGAAGGCGGCCCGCGCCCGCGAGGACGGGGAGCCGCGCCTGCTCCGCCGCGACTTCCCGACGACGGACGGCGACCACACCGGGATCCACTTCCTCACGCTTCAGGAGTCGATCGCCGACTTCGTCGCCGTCCGCGACGCGATGACCGGCGCGGACATCGCCGACGAGACCGCGGTGGGGAACCGGATCAACAACGGGATCCTCCAGTACGTGTTCGTGCGGAGCCGCGGGAACTTCCTCGTGCCGCCGCGCGACCTGCGCGCGCTTCCCGATCCGGACCCGCGGAGCGAGCCGTGA
- a CDS encoding FxsA family protein has product MRPRTLLALLLVVPLADALFLIVVATRLGWPVTVALVVLTAVLGMLLLRAEGRATLARIQRKVARGKPPTDELLDGGLLIAAGAFLLTPGLVTDAVGFLFAFPLSRVPIRMALKKYVVVPYIERETDGFLSGNVYIGGFPGDGEGGFTMGGGGFAGGGPDGGPGGFSGGDDGGAAGGADSGGAAADDDVVDVDFTVEEEDQKRTD; this is encoded by the coding sequence ATGCGCCCGCGAACGCTGCTCGCGCTGCTGCTCGTCGTCCCCCTCGCCGACGCGCTGTTTCTGATCGTGGTCGCGACGCGGCTCGGGTGGCCGGTGACGGTCGCGCTCGTCGTGTTGACGGCCGTCCTCGGGATGCTCCTCCTCCGCGCCGAGGGCCGAGCCACCCTCGCGCGGATCCAGCGGAAGGTAGCGCGGGGCAAGCCACCGACCGACGAACTGCTCGACGGCGGGCTGTTGATCGCGGCGGGCGCGTTCCTGCTCACGCCGGGGCTCGTCACCGACGCGGTCGGCTTTCTCTTCGCGTTCCCGCTCTCGCGGGTCCCGATCCGGATGGCCTTAAAGAAGTACGTCGTCGTCCCGTACATCGAACGCGAGACGGACGGGTTCCTCTCCGGGAACGTCTACATCGGCGGCTTCCCGGGCGACGGCGAGGGCGGCTTCACCATGGGCGGCGGCGGCTTCGCCGGCGGCGGTCCCGACGGCGGCCCGGGTGGATTCTCCGGCGGCGACGACGGCGGCGCTGCGGGGGGCGCAGACTCCGGCGGCGCGGCCGCGGACGACGACGTCGTCGACGTGGATTTCACCGTCGAAGAGGAAGACCAGAAGCGAACCGACTGA
- the engB gene encoding GTP-binding protein EngB encodes MFEDRPDRDAEVVLVGRSNVGKSTLMRELTGHDFSTGGKPGVTRQPNHFDWASESFMFTDLPGFGFMSGVEDEHREQIKTDIVRYLEDNADSILAGVVVLDGKAAVDIIDRHRERGNIPHDVEMFGFLEDVGVEPIVAVNKTDKIDDLDERLDAICDRLGLYPPWQQWSDRVAPICAKRGDIEALEECLRTRFHDHNRDDLLKFVS; translated from the coding sequence ATGTTCGAAGACCGGCCGGACCGCGACGCCGAGGTCGTCCTCGTGGGACGATCGAACGTCGGCAAGTCCACGCTGATGCGCGAACTGACCGGACACGACTTCTCGACCGGCGGCAAGCCGGGCGTCACCCGACAGCCGAACCACTTCGACTGGGCCAGCGAGAGCTTCATGTTCACCGACCTCCCCGGGTTCGGCTTCATGTCCGGCGTCGAGGACGAACACCGCGAGCAGATCAAGACGGACATCGTCCGCTACCTGGAGGACAACGCCGACTCGATCCTCGCGGGCGTCGTCGTGCTGGACGGGAAGGCCGCGGTGGACATCATCGACCGCCACCGCGAGCGCGGGAACATCCCCCACGACGTGGAGATGTTCGGCTTCTTGGAGGACGTTGGGGTCGAACCCATCGTCGCCGTCAACAAGACCGACAAGATCGACGACCTCGACGAGCGGCTGGACGCGATCTGTGACCGCCTTGGGCTGTACCCGCCGTGGCAGCAGTGGTCCGACCGGGTGGCCCCGATATGCGCGAAGCGCGGCGACATCGAGGCTCTGGAGGAGTGCCTGCGGACGCGGTTCCACGACCACAACCGCGACGACCTGCTGAAGTTCGTGTCATAA
- a CDS encoding DUF1405 domain-containing protein, with the protein MDIVGALGRDPPDRESLPRWVAPLPKRLEDVAFRFAWVIVAINLVGTAFGFWYYRFQFQALPTEMWVFIPDSPGATLLIALALGAWALGRSSDTLAALAFFGNVKLGLWTPYVLVVFYPQFLANSGPALYAFLLVSHLAMVVQAFVLHRITDFPLRAVAVATAWYTVDLLMDYFVPVIGEVTHTALPYADAEPWFTTTVLQVAAAGAVVLTVVPLFWTLGTRIATLRNHSSDAGR; encoded by the coding sequence ATGGACATCGTCGGCGCGCTCGGCCGCGACCCGCCGGACCGCGAGTCGCTCCCGCGATGGGTCGCCCCCCTCCCGAAGCGACTGGAGGACGTCGCCTTCCGGTTCGCGTGGGTCATCGTCGCCATCAACCTCGTCGGCACCGCCTTCGGCTTCTGGTACTACCGGTTTCAGTTTCAGGCCCTCCCGACCGAGATGTGGGTCTTCATCCCCGACAGCCCCGGCGCGACGCTGCTCATCGCGCTCGCGCTCGGCGCGTGGGCGCTCGGCCGGTCGAGCGACACGCTCGCCGCGCTCGCGTTCTTCGGCAACGTCAAGCTCGGACTGTGGACGCCGTACGTCCTCGTCGTCTTCTACCCGCAGTTCCTCGCGAACTCGGGCCCGGCGCTGTACGCGTTCCTCCTCGTGAGCCACCTCGCGATGGTCGTTCAGGCGTTCGTCCTCCACCGTATCACCGACTTCCCGCTCCGGGCGGTCGCGGTCGCGACCGCGTGGTACACCGTCGACCTGCTGATGGACTACTTCGTCCCCGTGATCGGCGAGGTGACCCACACCGCGCTGCCGTACGCCGACGCCGAGCCGTGGTTCACCACGACCGTCCTCCAAGTCGCCGCGGCCGGCGCGGTCGTGCTCACCGTGGTCCCGCTGTTCTGGACCCTCGGAACGCGGATCGCGACGCTTCGAAATCATTCGAGCGACGCCGGACGCTGA